From Brochothrix thermosphacta DSM 20171 = FSL F6-1036, a single genomic window includes:
- a CDS encoding carboxymuconolactone decarboxylase family protein — MSNRIAYDKVAPAGLKNLFAMEGYLTQKTGLDNKLRELVKIRVSQINGCAFCLNMHTQDARKIGETEQRLNVLVAWRETSLFTATEEAALALAEKLTRIADNQISEVFYQEIRAFFDEKDFTDLVLLITQINTWNRISIVMANEVE; from the coding sequence ATGTCTAATAGAATTGCTTATGATAAAGTAGCACCTGCGGGATTGAAAAATTTATTTGCGATGGAGGGTTATTTAACACAAAAAACAGGCCTAGATAATAAATTGCGCGAGCTTGTTAAAATTCGCGTCTCGCAAATTAATGGTTGTGCCTTCTGCCTTAACATGCACACACAAGATGCCCGTAAAATTGGCGAAACTGAACAACGTCTTAATGTACTCGTTGCTTGGCGTGAAACATCATTGTTTACAGCAACTGAAGAAGCAGCGTTAGCGCTCGCTGAAAAGTTAACACGCATTGCGGACAATCAAATTTCAGAGGTGTTTTACCAAGAAATACGTGCCTTTTTTGATGAAAAAGATTTTACTGATTTGGTTCTTTTAATAACACAAATCAACACATGGAATAGAATTTCAATCGTAATGGCAAACGAAGTAGAGTAA
- a CDS encoding GNAT family N-acetyltransferase, with protein sequence MNLIEEDLRLYEKEANGELKAEVTFSPVSDSVWALDHTYVNPAYRGQGLAQQLVEAAVAKARREGKQIIPSCSYAKAQFERVPEYADIWYK encoded by the coding sequence ATGAATTTAATTGAAGAAGATTTGCGCTTATATGAAAAAGAGGCTAATGGTGAACTCAAAGCCGAAGTAACATTTAGCCCTGTCAGTGATTCCGTTTGGGCTTTGGATCATACTTACGTCAATCCAGCCTATCGTGGACAAGGTTTAGCACAACAACTAGTTGAAGCTGCGGTCGCTAAAGCACGACGTGAAGGTAAACAAATTATTCCTAGTTGTTCGTATGCCAAAGCTCAATTTGAACGTGTACCTGAATATGCCGATATTTGGTATAAATAA